TTTGTGTCAGCGCCCTTGTCCTTTGAACGGCATGTGACCAGCACCTCTTTTGAAAGAGGCAGTATTGAAATGATCTGTTTCGGGCAGGCCTTTGCACATTTTCCGCATGCCGTACACTTTACAGGATTTATAATGGGCAGATTCTCTTCGCTCATGTTTATTGCGCCGAAAGGACATGCCCTGAAGCATGTTCCATAACCGAGACAGCCATATACACACGATTTATCTCCGCCGCTTGCAAGCACAGCCGCCTTGCAGTCTCTTATGCCCTCATATTGGAACCTGCGGGATGACTTTGACGCGTCGCCATTACAGAGAACCCTTGCGATCTTCGGCTCAGTTATCTCAGCAGCCTTGCCGGATATTTCAGCTACAGCTTTAGCGCAAGGCGCACCACCGGGGGTGCAGAGGTTTGGCGGGACATCCGGGTTTGAAATAACCGCCTCTGCATACTGACGGCAGCCTGGATAACCGCATGCTCCGCAGTGCGCGTGCGCAAGAACCTCAAGTATCTCCTCAACCCTTGGGTCGGTCTTGACGTCAAACTTCTTGGCGGCAAAGGCAAGTCCAAGCCCGAACAGGGCTCCGATACCGAGCAGAAAGATTGCAGAAAACTTGAGCACTGA
This region of Thermodesulfovibrionia bacterium genomic DNA includes:
- a CDS encoding Fe-S cluster domain-containing protein, producing MFKPETKKIKGQIRKKKLMAASCFIFLFSYLLILLTSSLSYAGVGGGVEAKEFVDIASVLKFSAIFLLGIGALFGLGLAFAAKKFDVKTDPRVEEILEVLAHAHCGACGYPGCRQYAEAVISNPDVPPNLCTPGGAPCAKAVAEISGKAAEITEPKIARVLCNGDASKSSRRFQYEGIRDCKAAVLASGGDKSCVYGCLGYGTCFRACPFGAINMSEENLPIINPVKCTACGKCAKACPKQIISILPLSKEVLVTCRSKDKGADTKRNCRVGCIGCGMCVKVCPYDAPAITNNLSVIDIDKCKVCGLCVIKCPTDAIVDNLPFRPKALINEKCIGCGICAKVCPVNAASGEPKKLHVIDQEKCIGCGICTSKCPSLAIEGTINYAEIALAFEAKKAAREKAKAEKVQAETAGA